Proteins encoded in a region of the Salipiger sp. CCB-MM3 genome:
- a CDS encoding CAP domain-containing protein codes for MRRLFLTRLLPLALCAALSACVVVPLPQQDSGGQPAQFVENPKGAQLNALRQRNGLAPLSYSPVLQKVARRHARDMARMQKMTHTGSDGSQIGDRIQRTGYDLRRGAENIAVTRRGLDGAMEIWTNSPPHRSNMLMRDVTEYGLAQSGNYWAMVVARTK; via the coding sequence ATGAGACGCCTCTTTCTGACCCGCCTCCTGCCGCTTGCCCTTTGCGCCGCGCTTTCAGCCTGCGTGGTGGTGCCGCTGCCGCAACAGGACAGCGGCGGCCAGCCCGCGCAATTCGTCGAAAACCCCAAGGGCGCGCAACTGAACGCGCTGCGCCAGCGCAACGGTCTGGCACCGCTGAGTTATTCGCCAGTGCTGCAAAAGGTGGCGCGACGCCATGCGCGCGACATGGCGCGGATGCAGAAGATGACCCACACCGGCAGCGACGGCAGCCAGATCGGCGACCGCATCCAGCGCACGGGCTATGACCTGCGGCGCGGGGCCGAGAATATCGCGGTCACCCGCCGCGGGCTCGACGGGGCGATGGAGATCTGGACCAACTCGCCGCCGCACCGGTCCAATATGCTGATGCGCGACGTCACCGAATACGGGCTGGCCCAAAGCGGCAATTACTGGGCGATGGTGGTGGCGCGCACCAAGTGA
- a CDS encoding NADPH:quinone oxidoreductase family protein — protein sequence MRAYLQQSPGAEPNLQEIPRPDPGPGQLRLKIAACGLNFADLLMIEGRYQDTPETPFVLGMEVAGTIDAVGPDVTDFQPGERVAVFGGQGGLAEFGVFDAHRAVHLPDTMSFTEAAGFQIAYGTSHLALDHRARLQPGETLLVLGAAGGVGLTAVEIGKLMGATVIACARGPEKLEVARRAGADHLIDAREADLRAEVKALGGADVVYDAVGGEQFTAAFRACNPEARILTIGFASGEVPQIKANHLLVKNLTVMGLYWGGYLTFRPEALTGSLAQLFAWHGEGRLHPHVSHVLPLARVAEGLDLLRSRKSTGKVVIEIPG from the coding sequence ATGCGTGCTTATCTCCAACAGAGCCCCGGGGCGGAGCCGAATCTGCAAGAGATTCCCCGGCCAGATCCGGGCCCCGGACAGCTGCGCCTGAAGATCGCGGCCTGCGGTCTCAACTTCGCAGATCTGCTGATGATCGAGGGCCGGTATCAGGACACCCCGGAGACACCCTTCGTGCTTGGGATGGAGGTCGCCGGAACCATTGATGCTGTAGGCCCTGATGTGACCGATTTCCAGCCCGGAGAGCGTGTCGCGGTCTTCGGCGGTCAGGGCGGTCTGGCGGAATTTGGCGTGTTCGATGCCCACCGGGCGGTGCATCTGCCGGACACCATGAGCTTCACCGAAGCCGCCGGATTTCAGATTGCTTATGGTACCAGCCACCTCGCCTTGGACCACCGCGCCCGGCTGCAGCCCGGCGAAACGCTACTTGTGCTCGGTGCTGCGGGCGGTGTCGGGCTGACCGCCGTCGAGATCGGCAAACTCATGGGCGCAACGGTCATCGCCTGCGCCCGCGGCCCCGAGAAACTCGAGGTGGCGCGCCGCGCCGGGGCCGACCATCTGATCGACGCGCGCGAGGCTGACCTCCGCGCCGAGGTGAAGGCGCTTGGCGGGGCCGATGTGGTTTATGACGCGGTGGGCGGCGAGCAGTTCACCGCCGCCTTCCGCGCCTGCAACCCCGAGGCGCGCATTCTCACCATCGGCTTTGCCAGCGGCGAGGTGCCGCAGATCAAGGCCAATCACCTTCTGGTCAAGAACCTGACGGTGATGGGTCTCTACTGGGGCGGCTACCTGACGTTCCGCCCCGAGGCGCTGACCGGCTCGCTGGCGCAGCTTTTTGCATGGCACGGCGAGGGCAGACTGCATCCGCATGTGAGCCACGTCCTGCCGCTCGCGCGGGTGGCAGAGGGCCTCGATCTGCTGCGCAGCCGCAAATCCACCGGCAAGGTGGTCATCGAGATCCCCGGCTGA
- a CDS encoding 8-oxoguanine deaminase: protein MSEILIRNARTVLTMDDAGTELSDADILLRDGVIAGIGPRLETTGEVVDARGCVVTPGLVNTHHHLYQGLTKAVPGGQDALLFGWLQTLYPIWERFGPEEFYISAQVGLAELALSGCTMSSDHLYLYPNGARLDDTIAAAQDIGLRFHATRGSMSIGVSNGGLPPDSLVEDEGAILEDCIRVIDAFHDPSEGAMVRVGVAPCSPFSVSRELMRDSAILARDKGVMMHTHLAENDEDVAYSLEKFGCRPGQYAEDLGWTGPDVWHAHCVKLDGQEIDLFAATRTGVAHCPCSNCRLGSGIAPVRGMLDAGVNVGLGVDGSASNDMASLIGEARQAMLLQRVQNGADAMSAREALRVATRGGAEVLGRFDCGQVAVGLRADLALWDVTGLESAGSWDPAALLLAGPQKVRHLFVEGRQVVRDGQIATIDIVAALTRHQEMARTLAGLG from the coding sequence ATGAGCGAAATCCTGATCCGCAACGCGCGCACCGTCCTGACCATGGATGACGCGGGCACCGAGCTTTCGGATGCCGATATCCTGCTGCGTGACGGGGTGATCGCGGGCATCGGGCCGCGGCTGGAGACCACCGGCGAGGTGGTTGATGCGCGCGGCTGCGTGGTGACGCCCGGTCTGGTGAACACCCACCACCATCTCTACCAAGGTCTGACCAAGGCGGTGCCGGGCGGGCAGGATGCGCTGCTCTTTGGCTGGCTGCAGACGCTTTACCCGATCTGGGAGCGCTTCGGCCCCGAGGAGTTCTATATCTCGGCGCAGGTCGGGCTGGCGGAACTGGCGCTTTCGGGCTGCACCATGAGCTCGGATCACCTCTATCTCTATCCCAATGGTGCGCGGCTCGATGACACGATCGCCGCGGCGCAGGACATCGGTCTGCGCTTCCACGCCACCCGCGGCAGTATGAGCATTGGCGTCTCGAACGGCGGGCTGCCGCCGGATTCGCTGGTCGAGGACGAGGGCGCCATCCTCGAAGATTGCATCCGGGTGATCGACGCATTCCATGACCCCTCGGAGGGTGCCATGGTGCGTGTCGGCGTTGCGCCCTGTTCGCCCTTCTCGGTGAGCCGCGAGCTGATGCGCGACAGCGCCATTCTCGCCCGCGACAAGGGGGTGATGATGCACACCCACCTTGCGGAGAACGACGAGGACGTGGCCTATTCGCTGGAGAAATTCGGCTGCCGTCCGGGGCAATACGCCGAGGATCTGGGCTGGACCGGCCCGGATGTCTGGCACGCCCATTGCGTGAAGCTCGACGGGCAGGAGATCGACCTGTTCGCCGCGACACGCACCGGCGTGGCGCATTGCCCCTGTTCCAACTGCCGCCTCGGCTCGGGCATCGCGCCGGTGCGCGGCATGCTGGATGCGGGGGTGAATGTGGGGCTCGGGGTCGACGGCTCGGCGAGCAACGACATGGCCAGCCTGATCGGTGAGGCGCGGCAGGCGATGCTGCTGCAGCGGGTGCAGAACGGTGCCGACGCGATGAGCGCCCGCGAGGCGCTGCGCGTGGCGACGCGCGGCGGTGCCGAGGTGCTGGGCCGCTTCGATTGCGGACAGGTGGCCGTGGGGCTGCGCGCGGATCTGGCGCTGTGGGATGTGACCGGGCTTGAAAGCGCGGGCAGCTGGGACCCGGCGGCGCTGCTGCTGGCGGGGCCGCAGAAGGTGCGCCACCTGTTTGTGGAAGGGCGTCAGGTTGTGCGTGACGGGCAGATTGCAACCATAGACATTGTTGCTGCGTTGACACGTCATCAAGAAATGGCGCGTACGCTGGCGGGGCTGGGCTGA
- a CDS encoding LysR family transcriptional regulator — protein sequence MRNLDLTTLRSFVAVADAGGVTRAAGFLNLTQSAVSMQLKRLEEMLGLALLDRSGRGVALTPAGEQLLKYARRMVEMNDEIYARLTRQDWEGEIVLGVPHDIVYPVIPRIMKRMQRDYPRVRVQLISSYTADLKDQFARGAIDVILTTESEPGGGGEALLEVPLRWFGAPDGTAWRSKPLRIAFSRRCGFRPVAIAQMEREGLDWELAVDSEMDRTIEVSVSADLAVTPILEGHAPQHFEMIPQGVLPDLGLQKICLYGSGAKPQIIEPLQEMLRSEFCTLRRRPEMAAE from the coding sequence ATGCGAAATCTCGACCTGACGACCCTGCGCTCTTTCGTGGCGGTGGCCGATGCTGGCGGCGTGACCCGCGCGGCGGGCTTTCTCAACCTGACGCAATCCGCGGTCTCGATGCAGCTCAAGCGGCTGGAAGAGATGCTGGGGCTGGCGCTGCTGGATCGCTCGGGGCGCGGCGTGGCGCTGACCCCCGCGGGCGAGCAACTGCTGAAATACGCCCGCCGCATGGTGGAGATGAACGACGAGATCTATGCGCGGCTGACCCGGCAGGACTGGGAGGGCGAGATCGTGCTGGGGGTGCCGCATGATATCGTCTACCCGGTGATCCCGCGCATCATGAAGCGCATGCAGCGCGATTACCCGCGGGTGCGGGTGCAGCTGATCAGCTCTTACACCGCCGATCTCAAGGACCAGTTCGCGCGAGGGGCGATCGACGTGATCCTCACCACCGAAAGCGAGCCGGGCGGGGGCGGCGAGGCGCTGCTGGAGGTGCCGCTGCGCTGGTTCGGCGCGCCCGATGGCACCGCGTGGCGCAGCAAGCCGCTGCGCATCGCCTTCTCGCGCCGCTGCGGGTTCCGGCCCGTCGCCATCGCGCAGATGGAGCGCGAGGGGCTGGATTGGGAATTGGCGGTGGATTCCGAGATGGATCGGACCATCGAGGTTTCGGTGTCGGCCGATCTAGCGGTGACGCCGATCCTCGAAGGCCACGCGCCGCAGCATTTCGAGATGATCCCGCAGGGGGTGCTGCCCGACCTTGGGCTGCAGAAGATCTGTCTCTACGGCTCGGGCGCCAAGCCGCAGATCATCGAGCCGCTGCAGGAGATGCTTCGGTCTGAGTTCTGCACCCTGCGCCGCCGTCCGGAGATGGCGGCGGAGTAA
- the hisN gene encoding histidinol-phosphatase, with protein sequence MSETFETGTSGTGPSKAGTSKTGISAALADELWRTAGEMAEAARAAILPHFRAEGLGADNKLSEGFDPVTVADRAAEQAMREVLAARRPMDAILGEEYGHEPGDSGLTWVLDPIDGTRGFLSGTPTWGVLIALSDATGPVLGVIDQPYTGERFEGGLGRAEWSGPLGQRQLAVRPARPLSEAILFTTFPEVGTEAEGAAFRRVAAEARLTRYGMDCYAYALLAAGQIDLVIEAGLQAYDIQAPIAVIEAAGGLVTDWQGGKAHEGGQVLAAANPEIHAAALALLQG encoded by the coding sequence ATGAGCGAGACGTTCGAGACGGGAACTTCCGGGACCGGTCCATCCAAGGCCGGCACTTCCAAGACGGGGATTTCCGCAGCATTGGCAGACGAGCTCTGGCGCACCGCTGGCGAAATGGCCGAAGCGGCGCGCGCAGCGATCCTGCCGCATTTCCGCGCCGAGGGTCTTGGCGCGGACAACAAACTCTCCGAAGGCTTTGATCCGGTCACCGTGGCCGACCGCGCCGCCGAGCAGGCGATGCGCGAGGTGCTGGCCGCGCGCCGCCCCATGGATGCGATCCTTGGCGAGGAATACGGCCATGAGCCGGGCGACAGCGGGCTGACATGGGTGCTCGATCCGATCGACGGAACCCGCGGCTTCCTGTCCGGAACGCCCACATGGGGGGTGCTGATCGCGCTCTCCGACGCCACCGGCCCGGTTCTGGGCGTCATCGATCAGCCCTATACTGGCGAGCGTTTCGAAGGCGGGCTTGGCCGCGCTGAATGGTCGGGGCCGCTGGGCCAGCGTCAGCTTGCCGTCCGCCCGGCGCGTCCGCTGTCCGAGGCGATCCTCTTCACCACATTCCCCGAGGTTGGCACCGAGGCCGAGGGCGCGGCCTTCCGACGGGTTGCCGCCGAGGCGCGGCTCACCCGCTATGGCATGGATTGCTACGCCTATGCGCTGCTGGCCGCCGGTCAGATCGATCTGGTGATCGAGGCGGGGCTGCAGGCCTATGACATTCAGGCACCGATCGCGGTGATCGAGGCCGCGGGCGGCTTGGTGACCGACTGGCAGGGCGGCAAGGCGCATGAGGGCGGGCAGGTTCTGGCCGCCGCCAATCCCGAGATCCACGCCGCGGCGCTGGCGCTGCTGCAGGGCTGA
- a CDS encoding helix-turn-helix domain-containing protein — translation MTHPVDVHVGKRIRHRRWLVGMTQQQLAEHVGIKFQQIQKYETGANRVSASRLWDIADALEVPVSFFFEGIESEHETEETAAAAPAMPADILGDKEALDLVRSYYAIPENQRRRLFELARVLSDVA, via the coding sequence ATGACTCATCCCGTGGACGTTCATGTCGGGAAACGCATTCGTCACCGCCGCTGGCTTGTTGGCATGACCCAGCAGCAGCTCGCAGAACATGTGGGTATCAAGTTTCAGCAGATCCAAAAATACGAGACCGGTGCGAACCGCGTCAGCGCCTCCCGCCTGTGGGACATCGCCGATGCGCTCGAAGTGCCGGTGAGCTTCTTCTTCGAAGGCATCGAAAGCGAGCACGAGACCGAGGAAACCGCTGCGGCGGCCCCGGCGATGCCCGCCGACATTCTTGGCGACAAAGAAGCGCTCGATCTGGTCCGCTCCTACTACGCGATCCCCGAGAACCAGCGCCGCCGCCTGTTCGAACTGGCGCGCGTTCTTTCGGACGTCGCTTGA
- a CDS encoding DUF1127 domain-containing protein produces the protein MSRDIAPSASLPRGLARARVTRRRATLPARFLSLIGLARQRRHLAELDAHLLQDVGLTRSEAEREAGRAFWDAPSHWRG, from the coding sequence ATGTCCCGTGATATCGCCCCCTCTGCATCCCTGCCCCGCGGCCTCGCCCGTGCCCGCGTCACGCGCCGCCGCGCCACGCTGCCCGCGCGCTTTCTGAGCCTCATCGGCCTCGCGCGCCAGCGCCGCCATCTCGCCGAGCTTGACGCGCACCTGCTGCAGGACGTCGGCCTCACCCGCAGCGAGGCCGAGCGGGAAGCGGGCCGCGCTTTCTGGGACGCCCCAAGCCATTGGCGCGGCTGA
- a CDS encoding Bax inhibitor-1/YccA family protein, with the protein MADFNTIRTHGAAGARAAQIDAGLRAHMNKVYATMSVGMLLTFAVAWAVGTSPNLLAVFRDPMTLQPNILGWIVMFAPLIMVFAFGAALNRLSAAGAQLFFYAFAAVMGLSLSWIFVAFTGFSIAQVFLVTAIAFAGLSLWGYTTKKDISGWGSFLIMGVIGILVASIINIFLGSPAIYFAISILGVLIFAGLTAYDTQNIKNTYLQHAAHGDSEWLAKSAIVGALNLYMDFINMFMFLLQLLGNRE; encoded by the coding sequence ATGGCAGACTTCAACACAATCCGGACCCACGGCGCGGCCGGCGCACGCGCGGCCCAGATTGACGCGGGGCTCCGCGCGCACATGAACAAGGTCTATGCGACCATGTCCGTGGGCATGCTGCTGACCTTCGCAGTCGCCTGGGCCGTGGGCACCAGCCCCAACCTGCTCGCCGTCTTCCGCGACCCGATGACGCTGCAGCCGAACATCCTCGGCTGGATCGTCATGTTCGCCCCGCTGATCATGGTCTTTGCCTTCGGCGCGGCGCTCAACCGCCTCTCCGCCGCTGGCGCGCAGCTGTTCTTCTACGCCTTCGCGGCGGTGATGGGCCTGTCGCTGAGCTGGATCTTCGTGGCCTTCACCGGCTTCTCGATCGCCCAGGTCTTCCTGGTCACCGCGATCGCCTTCGCCGGTCTGTCGCTTTGGGGCTACACCACCAAGAAAGACATCTCCGGTTGGGGTTCGTTCCTGATCATGGGCGTGATCGGCATTCTGGTCGCCTCGATCATCAACATCTTCCTCGGCTCGCCAGCGATCTACTTCGCCATCTCGATCCTTGGTGTGCTGATCTTCGCAGGCCTCACCGCCTATGACACCCAGAACATCAAGAACACCTACCTCCAGCACGCCGCCCACGGCGACAGCGAGTGGCTCGCGAAATCGGCCATCGTCGGCGCGCTGAACCTCTACATGGACTTCATCAACATGTTCATGTTCCTGCTGCAGCTGCTCGGCAACCGCGAGTAA